From the genome of bacterium:
GAACCTCCTATTTCAGGACATAACGGTTCCGGCACAATCTTTTTTTCAGAGTGCAATATGAATTGTCTCTATTGCCAGAATTACAAATTCAGCCAAGCCGGATTGGGTAGAGAAATCCAGATAGAAGAATTAGCCAACTATATGTTGCGATTGCAAGATTTGGGATGTCATAACATAAATTTTGTTACTCCAACACATATACTCCCCCAAATTTTAAAAGCGCTATACATCGCAATCCCAAAAGGTCTTAAAATCCCGCTTTGTTACAATACCGGCGGGTATGAACTGCCGGAAATAATAAAACTACTTGACGGCATCGTCGATATTTATCTTCCAGATATGCGTTATAGTGACAATGAATCTGCAATAAAATATTCTTCCGCGCCTGATTATCCTTTATATAACCAACAATCCATAAAAGAAATGCACCGCCAAGTCGGTATTGCCCAAATCGACAAAAATGGCATAATAAAAAGAGGAATGATTATCAGACACCTTGTCCTGCCCAGTAAAATATCAGGAACGGAAAAGATTATGAAATTTATTGCGGAAGAATTATCCAAAGAAACATACATCAGTTTAATGAGCCAATATTTCCCCTGCCATAAGATAAAAAAAACAGACCAGCTCGGCAGAAGAATTACAATTGAAGAATATGAAGAGGCCCAAGAAATAATGCGTAAATGCGGTCTGCACAACGGCTGGATTCAAGAACCGGACGGCTTGAAAAAATTTGCCGGCGTGAATATGAAACAGAATTTATGATCGTATTAACCCCGCCATTTCTTTTTTGATGGTATTGGATAAGGATTGCTCACCCGATTTATCGTAAACTTCGGCTAATGTCCTTAGTATATCTATTTCATCATAAATCAAACCTAACTCAATCCTTTTTCTGTTCTTAATTTTAATCTTCTTTCTAAAATCCTCAAGATGTCTGCTCGCTTCTTTATTTTTCCCCTGAATTGCGGCAACTTTGCCTAAAACATAAGCGATAACCGGTTCTTGTTTATCCGTGAATTTCTCTATATTTTGACAAATAGCTTTCACCTTCTCTATTTCGGTATCCACTTGGGTTGTAAGCCCGTGTCGGAAATATACTAATGTAAGCCAAAAATGAACAGCAAGGTCTTCTTCTTTTTCATCATTAGCCATTTTCAACCAACCTGCCGCTTTTGACAATTCTCCTTTTATAAAATAAACATAACCCATACCTTTACAAGCGCGCCAATCGTTTGAAGATAAAGAAAGCGCCTTTTCAAAATTTAAAAGCGCTTTGTCTTCTTCGCCTTTAATAATATTCACATTTGCAAGTTCTATACGCGCCTTTACCGAACGGGGATTAAGAGCAATTTCCTTTGTGTACATTTCCTCAGCTATATCGAACCGACTTTGTTTTAGATTAATATCTCCAAGTCCTAAATGCGCGCCTCTTATCTTCGGGTCTTGGACAAGCGCTTGTTCTAGATAATCATGCGCTTTTTCCAATTGACCTTTAAGTTGACAGGTCAAGCCCATATCCAATAGTTCTTCTGCATTCATAATAATCTTGATTAGTTTCTTAGAAGTTAATTACGAGTTACAAGTTTTTATTTTACACTTTCTTATTGTATTTTTCTATTAAGAACTGAAACCTTCTTCCTTAATTTCCTTATACTGCTAAGCGAAAAGTTATCGCCCATTATGGATAAAACCGTATCGTTATGCCATAGCGGGTCTAAATTATCGTCTATTATCCCTTCATCTTTTAATATCTTCTCATCCATTGTATGGGGAACAAGAGAATAGGTTACAAGTGTTATGTGAACTTTAAGATTATGCAAAAATTTAATTCCTTCTTCAACTTCTTCTTGCTTCTGATGAGGCATTCCTATCATCAGATATACGCCAATATCTTTACCGCTAAATCCGACACTTTTTAAATTTTCAACCGCTGCCTTGAATTCTTCGGTAGTAACTTTACCGCCTGTGTTTTTCTGGCGCATAGGATTAACCGTCTCAAAAGATAATGTTATAGTTTTAAAATTGGATTCTTTAAGTTTTTTAGCTAATTTTTTATCTATAAACCTGACATGCAAACCATTTGGCGTATGAAAATTAACAGTAATACCCCTTCTCAAAACTCCGTCCAGAATGGGAATAATATGTTTATCGGCATTTACCAGTAGCGCATCATCATAAAAAGCAATATCTTTAACCCCATATTTTTCACGGTAAAACTCAATTTCATCAACCACTTCTTTTGGTTGCCTTTGTACAAATTGTCCATGAAGCAACTTGGAACCACAATAAGAACAATTAAAAGGGCATCCTTGGGAGGTCTCTACCACCAGGGAAGAAGTATCAGAGAGTAGACTATATTCGGGATAAATATAGTACTTGGGAGATGCGATATTCTGACCTAAGATTGAGGACAACTGCACACAAACCGAAGATGTATCCACCTTTACACGCGGGGCTTTATCGTGGGGCAAAATCCCGCACCGTCCCGAACCAGTATCGGTTCGGGTCTGGTGCGCGGACAAATCACTTCCCGAAATAACATAATCTATTCCCTCTAAACTTTTCGCATGTTCGGGAAGCAAGGTGGCGTATATACCACCCAAGATAATCGGAACATCGGGAAATTCTCCTTTCAAAAATTTTGCAGTATATTCAACTCCTGGATACCAATATGTCATTCCCGAAGTCATAAAAATAAAGTCAGGTTTTAGAATATTTTTCACTTCTTCAATGGCAAGCTCTTCTGGTAACCCATAGATAGAATAAGGACGCTGGATATCTTTTATTGGCTCCGGTTTTTGAATTTTTCTTTTATAAAATTTCCCGCAACCAAAACTATCATTTCTCGCCAGATTTTTTATTTTGGGATGATTGCGGTTTAAAAAATCAATATACGAAAGATTACATCCGTGCGCTTTGAGCAGGGAGGCTATTCGTAAAAGTCCGACAGGCCTCATCCATAAATCATATGCCGCAAAATCACATATCCAGGGATTTACTAATAAAATATTTTTCATATTTAAAATTCCAGATTGAAGATTTTAGTAGATATAGATAGAAATAAATGGAAATACCTAGAAATACATAGCGGGCAGGCGGGAACATATTTCAATGTATTTCAACTTTATATCAACGTGTTTTTATATGTTCTTTAATTTTGGATGAAAATCAGTTTATCATTTTGATATAATTTCTGCTATCATTAGTCGCTGATTGCACGGATTTTAATTATTGATTTTTAATCGGTGTAATCTTTGAGAAATCTGTGAAATCAATTTCTAAAAGAAATATGGAAATAGTGCTGGCTACTCAAAACAGAGATAAAATAAAAGAGATTAGGGAAATCTTAAAAGGTATTCCCGTTAAATTCATAACTTTTGATGAACATTCGCGGGAACTTTGCGTTGAAGAAGACGGGAAAACACTGGAAGAAAATGCAATAAAAAAGGCAGAAGCATGGATGAAAGAGACCGAAAAACCCGCCTTAGCAGACGATTCGGGGCTTGAAGTGGATTATTTAAACGGAGCGCCTGGTGTATATTCATCGCGTTTTGCAGGAGAAAATATAAATTATGCAGACAATAATGTTAAATTATTAAAAATGATGGAAGGTGTGCCAGAAAAAAAAAGAACAGCTCGGTTTAGATGCATTGCCGCTTTAATATTTCCCGACGGGGGGAAAGAACTGTTTGAAGGAACAATAGAAGGAATAATCATAAATGCTCCTCAAGGTAAAACTGGGTTCGGCTATGACCCTATATTTCTTATACCCGAATATAACAAAACATTTGCGGAACTTGGAGATAAAATCAAAAATAAAATTTCACATAGAGCTATGGCTTTTAAAAAAGTAAGGAAATATATTCAGCAATATATAAAAAATGAGAAAATTAAATAATAACCAAACACCAATAAACAAAATGCAAACAATGACCAAAAACCAAAGACTAAAAACCAAAATTAAAATCTGCGGGATAACAAATCTGGAAGACGCGCTTCTTGCCTCATCACTTGGAGTAGATGCGCTCGGGTTTGTATTTACCAAAAGCAAGCGAAGAATAACTGCGGTGGATGCCAGCCAAATAATTGATGAACTTCCGCAATCTGTGCTAAAGATAGGAGTATTTGTTAACGAAGAAGAACAAAGAGTAAGAGAGATACTTCAAGTCTGCCGTCTTAATATGATCCAATTCCACGGCGATGAATCACCTGAATATATATTGAAATTCAGAGAAGAAGTAATTAAATCTTTTAGAATAAAAAATGGAAATTCATTGAAAAATATTCCTAAATATAAAACGATTGCATATCTTTTAGACGCATATTCCCAAGAAGGTTATGGAGGCACAGGCGAAACATTCAACTGGGATTTGGCGGTCAAAGCCAAAAAATTCGGCCGGATAATCTTGGCAGGCGGTTTAACACCGGATAATGTTGTAGAAGCAATCAAGAAAGTCCAACCCTACGGCGTAGATGTTTCTTCAGGCGTCGAATCCTACCCAGGCAAAAAAGACCCAAAGAAGTTAGAAGAGTTTGTGAAGAGAGTGAGAGAAAGTTAACAAAATGATTACGCGTTATTATAAAAGAACATCCACAATATGCCAACCAGGATGAATTTCTAACAAAGGGGCGGGTAAAACCCGCCCCTTTGCTATTCTCTACCTCTTAATCGAAGCGCAGAGTGTCCCGAAAATTTTTTAGAAATTTCTCCAAAATCTTCGGGATGGTTTACGTTGCAGGGGTTAATTAAATAAAGAAACCCCGTGCTTCCCGCCTGCTTGCGAAGCGGGCAGATAGCACGGGGAGATCCATTTCTGATAAATTATGCCTGTCCTGCCGAACCAAGCACATCCTCGTTCTTATGCTTATACATTTCCATCAAGGCCTGACGAGCCGGGCCAAGATACTTTCTCGGGTCAAAATCACCCGGCTTGTCATTAAAATGCTTACGGATAGCCGCTGTCATCCACAGTCGCCCATCCGAGTCAATATTGACCTTGTTGACATTATATTTTGCCGCCTTACGCAACTGTTCTTCCGGAATCCCTACAGTATCTTTCAACGCGCCGCCATTCTCATTAATAATCTTGACCGCTTCCTGCGGAACCGAAGATGACCCATGAAGAACAATGTTAAAATCGGGAAGTTTTTCCTGAATCGCTTCTAAAATATCAAAACGCAATGGCGGGGGAATATAAACCCCATCTTCATTCTTAGTGCATTGTTCCGGCTTAAATTTGTTGGCGCCGTGCGATGTTCCGATAGATATCGCCAATGAATCAACGCCTGTTTTTTCAACAAACTCAACAACCTCTTCCGGCTTTGTGTAAGTTGACTTTTCTGCCGAAACATCATCTTCAATGCCTGCTAACATACCCAACTCACCTTCAACTGTGACATCATATTTGTGAGCATATTCAACAACCTGCTTGGTTAGTTCAATATTCTTTTCAAATGGGTGATGTGAACCGTCTATCATAACAGAAGAAAATCCTGAATCGATACAACTCTTGCACAATTCAAATGTGTCACCATGATCCAGATGCAGCGCAATCGGAATTTCTTTCAACCCTTTTTCAGCTGCCATACGCTTCATCATTTCAACCGCGCCCTGCCCCATATAGGTCAGCATAGTTTGGTCGGCGTATTTACGCGCACCACTTGATACCTGCAGAATAACCGGTGACTGTGTTTCCAAGCATGCGGTAACAATAGCCTGCAGTTGTTCCATATTGTTAAAATTATACGCTGGGACAGCGTATCCGCCTTTCATGGCCTTAGCAAACATCTCTTTTGTATTTACCAGACCTAAGTTTTTGTAAGAAATCATCGTCTTCTCCTTCCATATATAAGGTTTTACTCAATTTTATACCGATTTATGTGGACAAAATACTTTAAGAACCTTCATTATAATTATTTTAAAAATAAAGTCCAGTATAAATTTTGCAATCAATAGGCAGTCCCTTCAAAAACATTCCTGCTTATAAAGTAGAGGAGTTTGCGAAGAGAGTGAGGAGGATTGGTTAGCCATTTGGAAGATAATTATTAAAATTACTCTCCCAGTTGTTCTGTATTATAGAAAAAAGGTATTTTCTCTGAATCAGTTCTGATTTTGAATCCATCTAAATCTTTTCTTAACAGTTTAATGTATTCTCCTCTCAATGCGGCAGAAAACTTAGAATCTTTATCAAAAAATCTAATAAATATTACCGGTATATCCTCATTCTCACTCAATAGAAAAAGTTTCCTATAAACTTCATTAATTTCTTGTGTGTTCGGTTTGTTTTTAGTAGGAATGTGCCCAGGATAACCTTCTTTACTTAAAGCCAGTGAATCATAACTTTTATCAATCAAATAGATTGATTCCCAATAAACCTCTTTCTTTTCCAACCATAGCTCCTTCTTCATTATTATTTTCTTCTCTAATAATGGATGCAAAATAAATTGAGCAACTAATAATATCAAAGCCACAACAGCGGGAGCTATAAAATATTTCAAAAACATATTTTCCTCCTTTTTAGCATTACCATTTTCAGGTTTGTTCTTTAAAAATTTTCCCATTACTCCCCCACATTCAACAAATCAATTTTCAGGATGAGTTTTTACTTTAGTTCTTAAAGCTTTTTTCTCTGATTGTTTGTGTTTTGCCTCAAGCATTTTTTCTTTGGCTCTTTTTGAGCGTCTTCTTTTTTGTCTACGGATTTTTTCAATGCGTTTTCTTTCCGCCGCAATAAAGCCCTTTTGCTTTTTTTCGATTAAATCAAGAAGGCGTCTTCGCGCAAGGAGACGGTTTAGCACTTGACTACGCGTTTCCTGGCATTTGACAAAAAGCCCTGTAGGAATATGGGTTAGTACAACACAGGTTGAGGTTTTGTTGACATTTTGCCCGCCGGGACCGGATGAACGGATAAATTTTTCTTCCATGTCGCTTTCTTTAACTCCGAGTTGCGCCATACGCTTATCAAGTTCTTGCTGTTTTCCTGAAGAGACATTGAATTGATTCATTTGGGATGTATTATTCCTGAATCTTTATTTACCCATGAACCAGCCCCAAACCACGTTGGGTTTAGGACGATTCAGCCCAGAACCCTTCGTGGTTCTGGGTTTTCGTCCTGCACCTTACATGGTGCGGGGGGTTACATTTCATCTCCTACCTATTTGGGAAAGAATTTTCATGTGCGGCTGGAAAATCATATCGTAAATATCCATAGCGTAACGGTCGGTCATACCTGAGATATAATCCGATATATATATTAATTCTTCCTTTTTGTTTTTTCTTATTCTTTCCTGCACATTTATAGGTAGAAGTTCGCGTTTATCGTTGAATTTGTTGAATAGCCGTCTTATTATTTCCCTGCCTTTTTCTATCATTAAAAGCACGTGGGGATGCAGATACATTTCTTTCTCAAGTATATTTCTCAGTTGATTGAAATCCCCTATCTCATCTTTAGCAAAGCCGACTATAGGATGGGATAATTTCCTAATATCGAGACAACTATTTACTTTTTTCTTTCGTAGGTTTTCATAGGTTTGGGTCAGGACCTTAACATTGCAATATTCAATTAAATGTCTTACAGACCTGCGGTATATAAGTTCTTTATTTTTGGAACCTACTTCTTTTTTAGCTTTAGTGAAAACTTTTTTCCACAGCAGGTTACCAGATTCATTTAAAATATCGTCGGTTATAAGCCCCACTCTTAGTCCGTCGTCCAAATCATGCGCCAAAAAAGCCAATTCATCTGCCACAGAAACAATTTGAGCTTCTATACTTGGCTGGGGAAAGTGTAAAAATTCTTTTGGAGGTGTAAATTTATCATAAGCAGTTAAATGACGCGCAATACCTTCTCTCACTTCCCATGTAAGATTTAAACCGTCAAAATCAACATATCTTTTTTCCAGCTTATCCACAATGCGAAGACC
Proteins encoded in this window:
- a CDS encoding radical SAM protein codes for the protein MYPIYLESYGNGNLLKVIEKTFKLLESCVICPRKCKINRIKGEKGFCKTALLPKVFSHIQHHGEEPPISGHNGSGTIFFSECNMNCLYCQNYKFSQAGLGREIQIEELANYMLRLQDLGCHNINFVTPTHILPQILKALYIAIPKGLKIPLCYNTGGYELPEIIKLLDGIVDIYLPDMRYSDNESAIKYSSAPDYPLYNQQSIKEMHRQVGIAQIDKNGIIKRGMIIRHLVLPSKISGTEKIMKFIAEELSKETYISLMSQYFPCHKIKKTDQLGRRITIEEYEEAQEIMRKCGLHNGWIQEPDGLKKFAGVNMKQNL
- a CDS encoding tetratricopeptide repeat protein → MNAEELLDMGLTCQLKGQLEKAHDYLEQALVQDPKIRGAHLGLGDINLKQSRFDIAEEMYTKEIALNPRSVKARIELANVNIIKGEEDKALLNFEKALSLSSNDWRACKGMGYVYFIKGELSKAAGWLKMANDEKEEDLAVHFWLTLVYFRHGLTTQVDTEIEKVKAICQNIEKFTDKQEPVIAYVLGKVAAIQGKNKEASRHLEDFRKKIKIKNRKRIELGLIYDEIDILRTLAEVYDKSGEQSLSNTIKKEMAGLIRS
- a CDS encoding radical SAM protein, coding for MKNILLVNPWICDFAAYDLWMRPVGLLRIASLLKAHGCNLSYIDFLNRNHPKIKNLARNDSFGCGKFYKRKIQKPEPIKDIQRPYSIYGLPEELAIEEVKNILKPDFIFMTSGMTYWYPGVEYTAKFLKGEFPDVPIILGGIYATLLPEHAKSLEGIDYVISGSDLSAHQTRTDTGSGRCGILPHDKAPRVKVDTSSVCVQLSSILGQNIASPKYYIYPEYSLLSDTSSLVVETSQGCPFNCSYCGSKLLHGQFVQRQPKEVVDEIEFYREKYGVKDIAFYDDALLVNADKHIIPILDGVLRRGITVNFHTPNGLHVRFIDKKLAKKLKESNFKTITLSFETVNPMRQKNTGGKVTTEEFKAAVENLKSVGFSGKDIGVYLMIGMPHQKQEEVEEGIKFLHNLKVHITLVTYSLVPHTMDEKILKDEGIIDDNLDPLWHNDTVLSIMGDNFSLSSIRKLRKKVSVLNRKIQ
- a CDS encoding XTP/dITP diphosphatase, producing MEIVLATQNRDKIKEIREILKGIPVKFITFDEHSRELCVEEDGKTLEENAIKKAEAWMKETEKPALADDSGLEVDYLNGAPGVYSSRFAGENINYADNNVKLLKMMEGVPEKKRTARFRCIAALIFPDGGKELFEGTIEGIIINAPQGKTGFGYDPIFLIPEYNKTFAELGDKIKNKISHRAMAFKKVRKYIQQYIKNEKIK
- a CDS encoding phosphoribosylanthranilate isomerase, which encodes MTKNQRLKTKIKICGITNLEDALLASSLGVDALGFVFTKSKRRITAVDASQIIDELPQSVLKIGVFVNEEEQRVREILQVCRLNMIQFHGDESPEYILKFREEVIKSFRIKNGNSLKNIPKYKTIAYLLDAYSQEGYGGTGETFNWDLAVKAKKFGRIILAGGLTPDNVVEAIKKVQPYGVDVSSGVESYPGKKDPKKLEEFVKRVRES
- a CDS encoding class II fructose-1,6-bisphosphate aldolase: MISYKNLGLVNTKEMFAKAMKGGYAVPAYNFNNMEQLQAIVTACLETQSPVILQVSSGARKYADQTMLTYMGQGAVEMMKRMAAEKGLKEIPIALHLDHGDTFELCKSCIDSGFSSVMIDGSHHPFEKNIELTKQVVEYAHKYDVTVEGELGMLAGIEDDVSAEKSTYTKPEEVVEFVEKTGVDSLAISIGTSHGANKFKPEQCTKNEDGVYIPPPLRFDILEAIQEKLPDFNIVLHGSSSVPQEAVKIINENGGALKDTVGIPEEQLRKAAKYNVNKVNIDSDGRLWMTAAIRKHFNDKPGDFDPRKYLGPARQALMEMYKHKNEDVLGSAGQA
- a CDS encoding peptide chain release factor-like protein, with product MNQFNVSSGKQQELDKRMAQLGVKESDMEEKFIRSSGPGGQNVNKTSTCVVLTHIPTGLFVKCQETRSQVLNRLLARRRLLDLIEKKQKGFIAAERKRIEKIRRQKRRRSKRAKEKMLEAKHKQSEKKALRTKVKTHPEN
- a CDS encoding deoxyguanosinetriphosphate triphosphohydrolase; translated protein: MSKKESIRERIESAEDMLASYSSKSKNAKRHFKESKDIYRSAFQRDRDRIIYSSAFRRLQYKTQVFLIDEADFYRTRLTHTIEVMQHARTLARTLRANEDLVEAIALVHDIGHTPFGHAGESELRELMKDSGGFNHNLQGLRIVDKLEKRYVDFDGLNLTWEVREGIARHLTAYDKFTPPKEFLHFPQPSIEAQIVSVADELAFLAHDLDDGLRVGLITDDILNESGNLLWKKVFTKAKKEVGSKNKELIYRRSVRHLIEYCNVKVLTQTYENLRKKKVNSCLDIRKLSHPIVGFAKDEIGDFNQLRNILEKEMYLHPHVLLMIEKGREIIRRLFNKFNDKRELLPINVQERIRKNKKEELIYISDYISGMTDRYAMDIYDMIFQPHMKILSQIGRR